The genomic DNA GCTGTACCGGCGTAGCGGTTCCTCGTTGAGCGTCAAGAAGGTCTCGCCCCAGCGAAACGGCTCGAGGATGTCCTCGGCTAACTCCCACTCGTCGAGGATGCAGGCCGCACCGGCGAGCGCTTCGACGGTCGTCAACTGGAACGGACGACCGTAGTTGATCGGATTCGCGGCGACGAGAAAGGGAAGTGCCCGGTGGACGCCGCGCATTTTGAACGACGCGGCTTCGGCGGACTCCCACGAACAGTCGAGGGCGACCAGCGTCCCCAGCCCGTCGT from Natrinema sp. HArc-T2 includes the following:
- a CDS encoding DUF367 family protein; amino-acid sequence: MECHVYYEGDDDPDKCTARRLEKFDKATLYRSMGQVPYGIVLNPHAEQALSPADADDGLGTLVALDCSWESAEAASFKMRGVHRALPFLVAANPINYGRPFQLTTVEALAGAACILDEWELAEDILEPFRWGETFLTLNEEPLRRYSECADSSEVVAVQDDYLADEE